In one Grus americana isolate bGruAme1 chromosome 1, bGruAme1.mat, whole genome shotgun sequence genomic region, the following are encoded:
- the LOC129213730 gene encoding histone H2A-beta, sperm-like, with translation MSGAEEVCTVPEQEREPEATGSGDPSEGSEAKAKKSRSSRASRAGLLFSVSRVDRQLRRGRFAERFGARAPVYLAAVLQWVTHKTMDVAGKISKKSKQRRISPSHLQTAVQKNSVLKQLLRVGVPRGGGRAVPQSQRVASPSKKKTTKGKKRCPRQRGAPARATTAVK, from the coding sequence AtgtctggagcagaggaggTCTGCACGGTGCCCGAGCAGGAGAGGGAGCCGGAAGCGACAGGTTCTGGGGACCCCTCCGAAGGCAGCGAAGCAAAGGCCAAAAAGAGCCGCTCCTCCCGGGCCTCCCGGGCCGGGCTGCTCTTCTCTGTGAGCCGCGTAGACAGGCAGCTGCGCAGAGGCCGCTTTGCTGAGCGCTTTGGAGCCAGGGCCCCCGTCTATCTGGCTGCGGTGCTGCAGTGGGTGACGCACAAGACCATGGATGTGGCTGGCAAGATTTCCAAGAAGAGCAAGCAGCGGCGCATTTCTCCATCGCACTTGCAGACGGCGGTGCAAAAGAACTCCGTGCTCAAGCAGCTCCTGCGAGTCGGTGTGCCCAGGGGCGGCGGCAGGGCTGTCCCCCAAAGCCAGCGCGTGGCCTCACCCTCCAAAAAGAAGACGACCAAGGGCAAGAAGAGGTGCCCCAGACAAAGGGGTGCACCTGCCCGCGCCACCACTGCTGTCAAGTGA
- the LOC129203341 gene encoding olfactory receptor 10R2-like yields MMNQTKVMGFVLIGFSDFPELRIPLFVFFFLIYLVTLTGNVLLMTLIRLHCHLHIPMYFFLSILSFSETCYTFAIIPKMLVNLITEEKSISFTGCAVQMCFFIGFGGTNCLLLTAMGYDRCVAICKPLHYRVLMNGRVCSQLVAFATVTGFTLSLIDTYFIFTLPFCGEKEINHFFCDMGPVIQAACTENNGIEIVIFIFCIVVVFGSFLLILLSYVLIFNTILKIPSTEGKRKAFSTCASHLTVVVVHFGCASIIYLRPKSTYSLEEDTLISVTYTVVTPLLNPVVYSLRNKDVRLALRKGLGRKLCTG; encoded by the coding sequence ATGATGAATCAAACCAAAGTGATGGGGTTCGTCTTGATTGGATTTTCAGACTTTCCAGAACTGCGGATTCcgttatttgtcttttttttcctgatttacCTGGTCACCCTCACTGGGAATGTCCTGCTAATGACACTCATCAGGCTTCATTGTCATCTTCACATCcccatgtatttcttcctttccattctctctttttcagaaaCCTGCTATACATTTGCTATCATTCCCAAGATGCTGGTAAATCTAATAACGGAAGAAAAGTCCATTTCCTTCACTGGGTGTGCTGTTCAGATGTGTTTCTTCATTGGCTTTGGAGGCACTAACTGTCTGCTTCTAACAGCAATGGGGTATGACCGATGTGTGGCTATATGTAAACCTTTACATTACAGAGTCCTCATGAACGGCAGGGTCTGCAGTCAGCTAGTGGCCTTTGCAACGGTGACTGGCTTTACCTTGTCCCTGATAGATACTTACTTTATATTCACATTGCCTTTCTgtggagagaaggaaattaatcACTTCTTCTGTGACATGGGTCCCGTCATTCAGGCAGCTTGCACAGAAAATAATGGCATTGAGatagtcatttttattttttgtattgtgGTTGTGTTTGGCTCCTTCCTGTTGATTCTTCTCTCGTACGTCTTGATCTTCAACACCATCCTCAAGATCCCCTCTACTGAGGGGAAACGTAAAGCCTTTTCCACTTGTGCCTCCCATCTCACTGTGGTTGTGGTGCACTTTGGGTGCGCCTCCATCATCTATTTAAGGCCCAAATCCACCTATTCCCTCGAGGAGGACACTCTGATTTCTGTCACTTACACTGTGGTGACTCCCTTGCTGAACCCTGTGGTTTACAGCCTGAGGAACAAGGATGTGCGCTTGGCCCTGCGGAAAGGCCTGGGAAGAAAGTTGTGCACTGGATGA